In the genome of Paenibacillus sp. FSL R5-0766, one region contains:
- the mngB gene encoding mannosylglycerate hydrolase, producing MSERNRTKVHVIPHTHWDREWYFTTSRSKVYLVKHVKEVLDALENIDGFHYYLLDAQGSLLDDYIRWCPEDEERIRQLVTAKRLMTGPWYTQTDQLVISSESMVRNLYYGMKTAQKYGHAMKVGYVPDAFGQSAQMPQIYREFGIERFLFWRGVSDNTNPHTEFTWEGSDGSRVFAVQMPFGYYYGGNIPENEEDLIPYLEKQIGALERKASTKHIYFPNGFDQAPVRLNLPELIKRFNAMDTKREYVMNEPERFLAEIEADSQDLPVLRGELMEAKHMRIHKSIFSTRADLKQQNNRIENLIANTLEPVLAISHSLGHDYPHRIVEDIWKLLFENAAHDSIGGCNSDTTNQDVAFRYKQAYDIALNLLDLHMRMIASTIQQEETFAFTLFNTLPYVRGGVTEIEAYIPEESFVIRDTKGRELDYTIVEKADQTDYVLGQHIDLNPSRKVHLPERVYRAKLLVELQEVPAMGYTQIVFDFSQGAAPVIERRNGDTIENEHFSIALQANGTLQITDKRSGQVYADQMVFEDNGDDGDSYNYSPPERDLIVSSAGSQMSATTTQTSVSQTLSLRFTLDVPYDLEERAAGITSGALPMQVEISLRKGENLIRFQVQVQNEVFSHRLRVLFDTGIASALSIADQPFGVIARPTSLPEVDVWEREQWQEKPITIEAMQSYAGLNNGSHGMAVMTEGVREYEIIGEQMDTIALTLFRTFGFMGQENLLYRPGRASGEKIVATPDAQLLGELSFTFGLHIQTSGFDEANVARAAREYLTPISSYQLCDFLNGRLIFAFRDEERVLDTDYSLMSFSDDSNVVLSSFKKAEQSEGYIIRVFNPYLSQSANVNIHFNQPVHAERVSLGEQPLGPQQRLTEGEEVVRLPELAHCKLMTVLVSI from the coding sequence ATGAGTGAGAGAAACCGTACCAAAGTACATGTTATTCCACATACGCACTGGGACCGGGAATGGTATTTTACAACCTCCCGTTCCAAAGTGTATCTTGTCAAACACGTCAAGGAAGTATTGGATGCACTGGAGAATATCGATGGATTCCATTATTACCTGCTGGATGCACAGGGCTCGCTGCTGGATGATTACATCCGCTGGTGTCCCGAAGATGAGGAACGGATCCGTCAACTGGTTACAGCCAAACGACTGATGACTGGACCTTGGTATACACAGACGGATCAATTGGTTATTTCCAGTGAATCCATGGTCCGAAACCTGTATTATGGTATGAAAACAGCACAAAAGTACGGACATGCGATGAAGGTTGGTTATGTCCCGGATGCATTTGGACAATCAGCACAGATGCCGCAGATCTATCGCGAGTTCGGCATTGAACGTTTCCTGTTCTGGCGTGGTGTCTCGGATAATACGAATCCACATACCGAGTTTACGTGGGAAGGATCGGATGGCAGTCGTGTATTTGCTGTACAGATGCCATTCGGATATTACTACGGCGGTAACATTCCGGAGAATGAAGAAGATCTGATCCCTTATTTGGAGAAACAGATTGGTGCGCTGGAACGCAAAGCCTCCACCAAACATATCTATTTCCCTAATGGATTTGATCAGGCGCCTGTGCGATTGAATCTGCCGGAGTTGATTAAACGGTTCAATGCGATGGATACAAAACGCGAATATGTGATGAATGAACCGGAACGTTTTCTGGCGGAGATCGAAGCGGATAGTCAGGACCTGCCTGTACTTCGGGGTGAATTAATGGAAGCCAAGCACATGCGGATTCACAAGTCCATTTTTTCCACCCGTGCAGATCTCAAGCAACAGAATAACCGGATTGAGAATCTGATCGCCAATACGCTAGAACCTGTACTTGCCATTAGTCATTCTCTCGGGCATGATTACCCGCATCGCATTGTTGAGGACATCTGGAAGTTGTTGTTTGAGAATGCGGCACATGACAGCATCGGTGGTTGTAACAGTGATACAACCAATCAGGACGTTGCGTTTCGTTACAAACAGGCCTATGATATCGCACTCAATCTGCTCGACCTGCATATGCGGATGATTGCTTCAACGATACAGCAGGAGGAGACATTTGCGTTCACCCTGTTCAACACGCTACCGTATGTGCGAGGCGGGGTTACTGAGATTGAAGCTTATATTCCGGAAGAATCCTTTGTCATTCGGGATACGAAGGGACGCGAGCTGGATTACACCATTGTAGAAAAAGCAGATCAGACCGATTATGTGCTTGGACAACACATTGACCTGAATCCAAGTCGCAAAGTGCATCTGCCAGAACGCGTATATCGCGCCAAATTGCTGGTGGAACTGCAAGAGGTCCCGGCGATGGGTTACACCCAGATTGTTTTTGATTTCAGTCAGGGCGCTGCACCTGTTATTGAGCGGCGTAACGGAGACACGATTGAAAATGAACATTTCAGCATTGCGCTACAAGCAAACGGCACCTTGCAAATTACGGACAAGCGATCTGGCCAAGTGTATGCGGATCAAATGGTCTTCGAAGATAACGGGGATGACGGAGATTCCTACAATTATTCTCCTCCCGAGCGGGATCTGATTGTTTCTTCGGCAGGTAGCCAGATGAGTGCAACGACCACCCAAACGTCTGTATCTCAGACACTATCCCTGCGTTTCACGCTGGATGTCCCCTACGATCTGGAAGAGCGCGCCGCAGGCATCACGTCGGGAGCATTGCCAATGCAAGTGGAGATATCTCTTCGCAAAGGAGAGAATCTGATCCGTTTCCAGGTTCAGGTGCAGAATGAGGTGTTTAGCCACCGTCTGCGTGTCCTTTTTGATACAGGAATTGCTTCCGCTCTATCCATTGCAGATCAACCGTTTGGAGTCATTGCTCGTCCAACCTCATTGCCAGAAGTGGACGTATGGGAGCGCGAACAATGGCAGGAGAAACCGATCACCATTGAAGCGATGCAGAGTTATGCCGGGTTGAACAATGGTTCGCATGGTATGGCTGTGATGACGGAAGGTGTACGTGAGTACGAGATTATTGGTGAGCAAATGGATACCATTGCCCTGACCTTGTTCCGCACATTCGGTTTCATGGGTCAGGAAAACCTGTTGTATCGTCCTGGCCGGGCTTCCGGTGAGAAAATTGTAGCAACACCAGACGCGCAATTACTTGGCGAGCTCTCCTTTACCTTTGGCTTGCATATCCAGACTTCCGGGTTCGACGAAGCGAATGTGGCCCGTGCTGCACGTGAATATTTGACACCGATCAGCAGTTATCAGCTATGCGACTTTTTGAATGGACGTCTGATCTTTGCTTTCCGCGATGAGGAACGTGTTCTTGATACAGACTACAGCCTGATGTCGTTCAGCGACGATTCCAACGTGGTGTTAAGCAGCTTCAAGAAAGCAGAGCAGAGTGAGGGTTACATTATACGTGTGTTCAATCCGTATTTGTCACAGTCTGCTAACGTGAACATACACTTTAATCAACCTGTACATGCAGAGCGTGTATCTCTTGGTGAACAACCACTGGGGCCTCAGCAGAGGTTAACCGAGGGAGAAGAGGTTGTTCGTTTGCCGGAACTCGCACATTGTAAATTGATGACGGTACTTGTATCGATATAA
- a CDS encoding PRD domain-containing protein, which translates to MIFPTKRLKKLFHLIHAEGQEQAWTSQALADRLEVTVRTIRDDLKKLDHILAGYGGSLESKRGRGYSIRVHDAKRYNELLEERKDDGQKGAPVPGSPDERIRYELFKLLGEPGHIKMEDLADQLFISRATMNNDLKIIRQILENYQLQLQIKPGHGVKVVGDEQRFRYCLAEYADARDEELGPEGMTVAQERLLYPIEPAHIREIVIRHVGKQNVRIADVALKDLITHLAVMVLRIKQGHELERFEKVEANVQDQQLAQQIIQDLELLYSIHCPVGERDYLLLHIVSKKMTATDWNGLRSDPLYLAVQQMLGHIYDRYTYDLRDDERLPNDLYAHLKPMITRLEHGMNMRNPLLGHIRKYYPLAYEITISAVKQLQTYVPHEINDSEIGYLALHIGAALERKYQIPHRKRKSVLLVCGSGYGTARILESRLRSLFAELEVSRVVSLREYEEMGSVPEDMVISTIRLRESKGKPSAVIAAIPSERDMATITHLVRTSDEQEEMTLLRYFDPALFMFRSDQPDKMTLMAEMSGALLEKGIVTEQFWPAVQEREKMASTALGRGVAIPHPMELSSTRTTVSVCLLEKPIPWDEENEVHAVFMLSICKEDYEQAMGIYDLFVELIRQEEKLESLRSCSSFDAFAQLVCETLSLKSTEVY; encoded by the coding sequence ATGATTTTTCCAACTAAACGGTTGAAAAAGCTTTTCCACCTCATTCATGCTGAAGGACAGGAACAGGCTTGGACGAGCCAAGCACTTGCAGACAGGCTGGAGGTTACGGTGCGTACCATTCGGGATGATCTGAAAAAGTTGGATCACATCCTTGCAGGGTATGGCGGGAGCCTGGAGTCCAAGCGTGGGCGGGGTTATTCCATTCGTGTGCATGATGCGAAGCGGTATAATGAGCTGTTGGAGGAACGGAAGGATGATGGGCAAAAAGGTGCTCCAGTACCTGGTTCGCCTGATGAGCGTATCCGTTATGAATTGTTCAAGCTGCTTGGTGAACCGGGTCATATCAAGATGGAAGACCTCGCTGATCAGCTGTTTATAAGCCGTGCAACAATGAACAATGATCTGAAAATCATTCGTCAGATTTTGGAGAACTACCAGCTTCAGCTTCAGATCAAGCCAGGACATGGTGTGAAGGTCGTCGGAGACGAGCAAAGGTTTCGCTATTGCCTTGCCGAGTACGCCGATGCGCGAGATGAAGAACTGGGCCCCGAAGGAATGACCGTTGCACAGGAACGTTTGTTGTATCCAATCGAACCCGCACACATCCGCGAGATCGTCATTCGCCATGTAGGCAAACAGAATGTTCGTATTGCAGATGTGGCACTGAAAGATCTGATTACGCATCTGGCTGTTATGGTATTACGTATTAAGCAGGGGCATGAACTAGAGCGATTCGAGAAAGTGGAGGCGAATGTTCAGGATCAGCAACTTGCACAGCAGATTATTCAGGATCTGGAGTTGTTATATTCCATTCACTGTCCAGTTGGAGAGCGAGATTATCTGCTGCTGCACATTGTTAGCAAAAAAATGACCGCTACCGATTGGAATGGACTTCGAAGTGACCCGTTATATCTTGCTGTACAGCAAATGTTGGGTCATATCTATGATCGGTACACCTATGATCTGCGTGATGATGAACGATTGCCGAATGATCTGTATGCCCATCTGAAGCCCATGATTACTCGCCTGGAACATGGCATGAATATGCGGAATCCATTGCTTGGACATATACGTAAATATTATCCGCTGGCCTATGAGATTACGATCAGTGCAGTGAAACAGCTGCAGACATACGTACCTCATGAGATCAATGACAGTGAGATAGGTTACCTGGCTCTTCATATTGGTGCAGCATTGGAGCGTAAATATCAGATTCCTCATCGCAAACGGAAATCCGTGCTGCTGGTCTGTGGATCAGGATACGGCACAGCCCGAATTCTTGAATCCAGATTGCGTTCGTTATTTGCCGAGCTGGAAGTATCTCGAGTGGTTTCACTACGGGAGTACGAGGAGATGGGGAGTGTGCCTGAAGATATGGTCATTTCCACGATCCGGTTACGGGAGTCCAAAGGCAAGCCGTCGGCTGTCATTGCTGCGATTCCATCGGAACGCGACATGGCAACGATCACTCATTTGGTGCGAACCAGTGATGAGCAGGAGGAAATGACGCTGCTACGTTACTTTGATCCAGCGTTGTTCATGTTTCGGTCCGATCAGCCTGACAAAATGACACTTATGGCCGAGATGAGCGGAGCACTGTTGGAGAAGGGAATCGTGACGGAGCAGTTCTGGCCCGCTGTGCAGGAACGGGAAAAGATGGCTTCAACGGCGCTTGGACGAGGTGTGGCGATTCCGCATCCCATGGAGCTGAGCTCAACCCGTACAACCGTATCGGTATGTCTGCTTGAGAAGCCGATTCCGTGGGATGAGGAGAATGAAGTACATGCGGTATTTATGTTATCCATCTGCAAAGAGGATTACGAACAGGCGATGGGGATCTATGATCTGTTTGTAGAATTGATCCGGCAGGAGGAGAAGTTGGAAAGCCTGAGATCCTGCAGCAGCTTCGATGCCTTTGCCCAACTTGTATGTGAAACGTTGAGTCTGAAAAGTACCGAAGTGTATTAA
- a CDS encoding sporulation protein, translating into MSFFKKMLASVGVGAAKVNTELHTPEVTPGGIISGVVYIEGGDVEQNVDRIYLSIKTHYIRERDDRKVKETAVIAKYLLTEGFTLQPGAKLEKDFSFDLPENLPITLHRAEVWVETGLDISSAVDPSDRDRLHVVPTKDMNTVLDAIDILGFKLREVTNDYAPKLGGNLPFVQEFEFVPTNKFRGHLDELEVLFYPMGDSLELLLQIDRRARGLSGMFSEAMGTDESFVRLHLYEKHLARGAHSVAQGLEEVISKHI; encoded by the coding sequence ATGTCATTTTTCAAGAAAATGTTAGCCAGTGTAGGTGTTGGAGCAGCCAAAGTAAATACGGAATTGCATACACCAGAGGTCACGCCTGGAGGAATCATCTCGGGGGTTGTGTACATTGAAGGTGGAGATGTGGAACAGAATGTAGATCGAATCTATCTTTCAATCAAAACCCATTACATACGGGAGCGCGATGATCGCAAAGTAAAAGAAACAGCCGTTATAGCCAAATATTTGCTCACCGAAGGATTCACCTTACAGCCTGGTGCCAAATTGGAGAAAGACTTCTCATTTGACCTGCCAGAAAACCTGCCAATTACACTACATCGTGCAGAGGTGTGGGTAGAAACAGGCCTTGATATTTCAAGTGCTGTAGACCCCTCAGACCGGGACAGACTGCATGTTGTTCCTACCAAAGACATGAACACCGTGCTCGATGCAATTGATATCCTTGGTTTCAAGCTACGTGAAGTGACCAATGACTACGCACCAAAGCTGGGCGGTAATCTGCCATTTGTGCAGGAATTTGAATTTGTACCAACAAACAAATTCCGTGGGCATCTGGATGAGTTGGAAGTCCTGTTCTATCCGATGGGCGATTCGCTGGAGCTGTTATTACAGATCGACCGCCGCGCTCGTGGGCTCAGTGGAATGTTCTCCGAAGCCATGGGCACGGATGAAAGTTTTGTCCGCCTGCATCTGTATGAAAAACATCTGGCGCGGGGTGCACATTCTGTCGCTCAGGGTCTGGAAGAAGTCATATCCAAACATATCTAA
- a CDS encoding YfiT family bacillithiol transferase, with amino-acid sequence MDERYPLGPFVHTGEVTPAQREQWIRDIAELPERAREAVKGLSEEQLSLPYRQGGWMLKQVIHHMADSHMNSMIRFKLALTEDTPTIRPYYEERWAELSDSRDLDVEFSLQILDALHRRWVFLLNALTDADYAKQFYHPSSEETTRLDYNLGMYAWHGKHHVAHITSLRDRLGI; translated from the coding sequence ATGGATGAAAGATATCCGCTAGGACCATTTGTACATACGGGCGAAGTTACGCCCGCGCAGAGAGAGCAGTGGATTCGGGACATTGCTGAGTTGCCTGAACGCGCACGAGAAGCGGTAAAGGGACTGAGTGAAGAGCAATTAAGTCTGCCGTATCGACAAGGTGGATGGATGCTCAAACAGGTCATTCACCACATGGCAGACAGCCATATGAACAGTATGATTCGTTTCAAGTTGGCCCTGACAGAGGATACACCAACGATTCGGCCTTATTATGAAGAGCGCTGGGCTGAATTGAGTGATTCAAGAGACCTGGATGTGGAATTCTCGCTTCAGATTCTGGATGCCCTCCATCGTCGTTGGGTGTTTCTGTTAAACGCGTTGACAGATGCAGATTATGCCAAACAATTTTATCATCCCTCATCGGAAGAAACGACAAGACTGGATTACAATCTGGGCATGTATGCTTGGCATGGCAAACACCATGTTGCTCACATCACATCGCTTCGGGATCGACTGGGAATATAG
- a CDS encoding GNAT family N-acetyltransferase yields the protein MSVHIRLLNESDPVIISKAFQEQGWGRFAEQYTHYLDEQQNGERVTLVAELNGEFAGYVNVLWNSSYPSFREQGIPEINDFNVLMKFQRQGIGSRLMDRAEEVILERTDVAGIGVGVFSDYGKAQVLYAHRGYIPDGHGVHKHDHYIQPGEETIMDDDVVLYLTKKLKATQ from the coding sequence ATGAGTGTACATATCAGACTATTAAATGAGAGCGATCCTGTAATCATATCAAAGGCGTTTCAGGAGCAGGGTTGGGGGAGATTCGCTGAGCAGTATACTCATTACTTGGATGAACAACAGAATGGGGAACGCGTAACCTTGGTAGCCGAGTTGAATGGAGAATTTGCCGGATACGTGAATGTATTGTGGAATTCCAGCTACCCGTCTTTCAGGGAACAAGGCATTCCCGAAATTAACGATTTTAATGTACTAATGAAGTTCCAGCGCCAAGGTATTGGTTCACGGTTGATGGACCGAGCAGAGGAAGTTATTCTGGAACGAACGGATGTAGCAGGCATTGGTGTAGGCGTATTTTCCGATTATGGCAAAGCGCAAGTTCTATATGCTCATCGCGGGTACATACCAGACGGTCACGGTGTACACAAACATGATCATTACATTCAGCCGGGTGAAGAAACGATTATGGACGACGATGTTGTACTTTATCTTACGAAGAAGTTAAAAGCCACGCAATAA
- a CDS encoding VOC family protein, with protein sequence MFSKVGQVMLYVNNQDESLAFWTEVAGFHIVDEVNLDEGMRWIEIAPTPDSQTSIILHDKEFVERMSAGVNLGTPSLMFFTENLDQLYADLAGKHVTVGEIVEMPTGRVFNFADNEGNYFAVLERAK encoded by the coding sequence ATGTTTAGCAAAGTCGGTCAGGTTATGTTGTATGTCAATAATCAAGATGAATCACTGGCTTTTTGGACCGAAGTCGCAGGATTCCACATTGTGGATGAAGTAAACCTTGACGAGGGCATGAGATGGATTGAGATTGCGCCTACCCCAGACTCGCAGACAAGCATTATACTCCATGACAAAGAGTTCGTTGAACGGATGTCGGCGGGTGTAAATCTGGGCACACCTTCGTTAATGTTCTTCACCGAAAATCTGGATCAGTTATATGCCGACTTGGCTGGTAAACATGTAACGGTCGGAGAGATTGTCGAGATGCCAACGGGGCGTGTTTTCAACTTTGCTGATAACGAAGGAAATTACTTTGCAGTTTTGGAACGGGCGAAGTAA
- a CDS encoding class I SAM-dependent methyltransferase, whose protein sequence is MENLRRNVVVEKTIKSVQDLYDMLDADFRSAKQFWEPFYEDRNRPIPFFPNKPDENLVAHVNEGVLSGGKALELGCGPGRNALYLTRQGYQVDAYDLSETAIAWAKERAAEEQLDVHFECRSVFELSPEQEYDLVYDSGCLHHLLPHQRIPYIEMIHNALRPGGYFGMTCFAPGFGDIGGPEIVMNDWQVYQEKSMRGGLAFTEEKLRYMLEDGFECVEFRAMKTMEQHEPCFGVPFLWATLWRKKNS, encoded by the coding sequence ATGGAGAATTTAAGGAGGAATGTGGTTGTGGAAAAGACGATTAAAAGTGTACAGGATCTATATGATATGCTCGATGCGGATTTCAGATCTGCCAAGCAGTTTTGGGAACCTTTCTATGAGGATCGGAACAGACCAATCCCCTTTTTCCCAAACAAACCGGATGAGAATCTGGTAGCGCATGTGAACGAAGGTGTGCTAAGCGGCGGCAAGGCACTGGAACTGGGGTGTGGCCCCGGCAGAAATGCGTTGTATTTAACCCGCCAAGGATATCAGGTAGATGCTTATGATCTTTCGGAGACAGCTATTGCTTGGGCTAAAGAGAGGGCGGCAGAGGAGCAACTGGACGTGCATTTTGAATGTCGATCTGTGTTCGAACTGTCCCCAGAGCAAGAATATGATCTTGTCTACGACTCGGGTTGTCTGCATCATCTGTTGCCACATCAGCGCATTCCCTACATAGAGATGATTCACAATGCACTCCGGCCTGGAGGATACTTTGGAATGACTTGTTTTGCTCCTGGTTTTGGCGATATTGGTGGGCCTGAGATCGTTATGAATGATTGGCAGGTGTATCAAGAGAAGTCGATGCGCGGTGGTCTTGCGTTCACGGAGGAGAAGCTTCGCTACATGCTGGAAGATGGCTTTGAATGTGTGGAGTTCCGTGCAATGAAGACGATGGAGCAGCATGAACCATGTTTTGGTGTACCTTTTCTATGGGCCACGTTGTGGAGAAAGAAAAACTCGTAA
- a CDS encoding SDR family NAD(P)-dependent oxidoreductase, translated as MGTKTGTGTGRRHFIITGTSKGIGLQLAELLLAKGDHVYGISRGGSHLLESGEEWSGRYRHVQYDLADLNGIDDLITRILDQIPSQEAEFIGLINNAAMLEPLRPIDQCSAAEISQSLNISLAAPMILSSSFIQQTNHLSARRKIVNLSSGSGSYPAPSMAVYCTSKAGMNMFTQCVSLEQTGQQNPVEIIAFDPGMVDTELQAVARGKSAEEFALVGMFNQVYEAGQLRSPQDVAKQLIERIDEHTDASHVIQSTES; from the coding sequence ATGGGAACAAAAACAGGAACAGGAACAGGAAGAAGACACTTTATCATTACAGGCACATCCAAAGGGATCGGTTTACAACTTGCAGAGTTATTATTGGCTAAGGGGGATCACGTTTACGGTATTTCACGCGGGGGTTCGCATCTGTTGGAATCAGGCGAGGAATGGAGCGGGCGTTACCGCCATGTTCAGTACGATCTTGCCGACCTGAATGGGATCGATGATTTGATTACACGCATATTGGACCAAATACCTTCTCAAGAAGCTGAATTCATTGGACTTATTAATAATGCAGCGATGCTGGAGCCACTAAGACCTATCGATCAGTGTAGCGCGGCAGAGATAAGTCAGAGTCTTAATATCAGTCTCGCAGCGCCAATGATATTGAGTTCATCTTTTATTCAACAAACAAATCACCTGTCCGCCAGACGTAAAATTGTTAATCTTTCATCGGGTTCGGGAAGTTATCCCGCGCCTTCAATGGCAGTGTACTGTACATCCAAGGCAGGCATGAACATGTTCACCCAATGCGTATCTCTGGAGCAAACGGGCCAACAGAACCCTGTTGAGATTATTGCTTTTGATCCGGGGATGGTTGATACGGAATTGCAGGCTGTTGCACGAGGCAAAAGTGCAGAGGAGTTCGCCCTTGTGGGTATGTTCAATCAAGTATATGAAGCAGGACAATTAAGATCGCCACAAGATGTAGCGAAGCAGTTGATCGAGCGGATCGATGAACACACTGATGCAAGCCATGTTATACAATCCACCGAGAGTTAA